A single Pedobacter sp. PACM 27299 DNA region contains:
- a CDS encoding PAS domain-containing sensor histidine kinase, protein MRNILRILIFGDPANDSNLITNILDPSKFPFQQLRITAISDFQLTLQRFVPDVILAFCGAENSTGHKAFELLQESGYASIFICISPPEFEQQALTLLRSGAADYLLSDRLLRLPDVILKALNNSALNGPDKNFAVLQEMPYAIAILMGKQHIFTFVNSFFQQKIGESHVLNKNLQEVYAHTALAFLNEKADSVYNTGISCMVNEITSASFHGAYFNFAIQALRDENGTIEGLLLSGQEVTEQVQYRKEKDLVSHEIEKLLDDVNEGFYLKDIRSNRYLKLSAGCAKIYGYSLAEFHENPNLWYDVIHPEDRHIAERDGLALEKGGQTKSQYRIIRKDKSIRWIEIKAVPHHLNREIYSVEGVISDITQWKQTEEKIKQAEAVLSEAQKMAQIGNWNFDLIKQELTWSDALKEIYWGDESLVPVNEYFDNLIHPDDKLRVEYEVDKLIRIGKNMKTSFRIRNPAGEVKILEGENRIEFNAEGITTRLFGTLQDVTSVKAAEDTLKKSEANLRTLLDHTDAAYILVDQQLKIISYSQMAKEIAEFRGHYKELDGNSILDYFAKNKRARLQKIVDDVINGKNMSYETNVIEKDGSEKWYALKWIAVNDDDHQYWGFILSIKDITEQKNIAKAQDNMTSELIRRNKDLEQFTYVVSHNLRAPVANIIGISDLLSEVEADPSSVRELIHGLRSSIKNLDTVIKDLNYVLTVKKDAPERLKELVTIQILVEEIKDSINNLIVSENMTFEYQLEEEKIYTVRGYLYSIFYNLILNSIKYRQPEISPRMIIKTYLTEKHLNIIFEDNGKGIDLKKYGSQLFGLYKRFDVDVDGKGMGLFMVKTQVEDLGGTIQAFSEPGKGTKFHILLPVNSPPTILSLR, encoded by the coding sequence ATGAGAAACATTCTGAGAATCCTTATTTTTGGAGATCCAGCTAATGATAGTAATTTAATAACCAATATCTTAGATCCATCAAAATTCCCTTTTCAACAACTAAGAATAACGGCAATTTCTGATTTTCAACTTACTTTACAGCGCTTTGTTCCAGATGTTATACTTGCATTTTGCGGTGCTGAAAATTCCACTGGACATAAAGCTTTTGAGCTCTTGCAAGAAAGTGGTTATGCCTCTATTTTTATCTGCATCAGCCCACCAGAATTTGAGCAACAGGCCTTAACATTGTTACGTTCTGGTGCTGCAGATTACTTATTGTCTGATCGCTTACTCAGATTACCCGATGTTATTTTAAAAGCACTGAATAATTCCGCATTAAATGGACCTGATAAAAACTTCGCTGTGCTTCAGGAGATGCCCTATGCGATTGCGATTCTGATGGGTAAGCAACATATTTTCACTTTTGTAAATAGTTTTTTTCAACAAAAAATTGGAGAAAGCCATGTTTTAAATAAAAATTTACAAGAGGTATATGCGCATACTGCACTTGCTTTTCTAAATGAAAAAGCAGATTCTGTTTATAATACCGGTATCAGTTGTATGGTCAATGAAATCACCAGCGCCAGCTTTCATGGTGCATATTTCAATTTTGCTATACAAGCTTTACGCGATGAAAATGGAACTATTGAGGGGCTCCTCCTCTCTGGCCAGGAAGTCACGGAACAAGTGCAGTACAGAAAAGAAAAAGACCTGGTTAGCCATGAAATTGAAAAATTACTAGATGACGTAAATGAAGGTTTTTACCTGAAAGACATTCGCAGTAACCGTTACCTAAAATTGTCAGCTGGCTGTGCTAAAATATACGGTTATAGTTTGGCGGAATTCCATGAAAACCCCAATCTATGGTACGACGTTATTCACCCGGAAGATCGCCATATTGCAGAACGAGATGGATTAGCGTTGGAAAAAGGTGGACAAACAAAAAGTCAATATCGGATTATCCGTAAAGATAAAAGCATTCGCTGGATTGAAATAAAGGCAGTTCCGCATCATTTGAATAGAGAAATATATTCTGTAGAGGGCGTGATCAGTGACATTACCCAATGGAAACAAACGGAGGAAAAAATCAAACAGGCAGAAGCCGTACTTTCTGAAGCACAAAAGATGGCACAGATTGGCAATTGGAATTTCGACCTGATTAAGCAAGAACTCACTTGGTCTGATGCGTTGAAAGAGATTTATTGGGGAGATGAATCCCTGGTTCCTGTCAATGAGTATTTTGATAACCTTATTCATCCTGACGATAAACTTCGCGTAGAATATGAAGTGGATAAATTGATTCGTATAGGAAAAAATATGAAAACCAGTTTTCGGATTAGGAATCCTGCAGGAGAAGTAAAAATACTGGAAGGAGAAAACCGGATTGAGTTTAATGCTGAAGGTATAACTACCAGGTTGTTTGGGACTTTACAGGACGTCACTTCCGTTAAAGCAGCAGAAGATACGCTTAAAAAATCTGAAGCTAACCTCCGCACATTATTAGACCATACTGATGCCGCTTATATATTAGTGGATCAACAGTTGAAGATCATTTCTTATAGTCAAATGGCCAAGGAAATTGCTGAATTTAGAGGACATTATAAGGAATTGGATGGAAATAGCATTTTAGATTATTTTGCCAAAAATAAGCGAGCAAGACTTCAAAAAATTGTGGATGATGTGATCAATGGAAAAAACATGTCTTATGAAACAAATGTCATTGAAAAAGATGGTTCGGAAAAATGGTATGCACTAAAATGGATTGCAGTAAATGATGATGATCATCAATACTGGGGTTTCATTCTATCTATCAAAGACATCACCGAACAAAAAAACATTGCAAAAGCACAGGATAATATGACTTCTGAGCTCATTCGAAGAAATAAAGATCTGGAACAATTCACCTATGTAGTATCTCATAATTTACGCGCACCTGTAGCCAATATTATTGGCATCAGTGATTTACTCAGTGAAGTGGAAGCCGATCCATCTTCAGTCAGGGAACTGATCCATGGATTGCGTAGTTCTATTAAGAATCTGGATACGGTAATTAAAGACTTGAATTATGTATTGACCGTAAAAAAAGACGCTCCGGAAAGACTTAAAGAACTAGTAACCATACAAATTCTGGTAGAGGAAATCAAAGACAGTATTAATAACCTGATTGTAAGTGAGAATATGACTTTTGAATATCAGCTGGAAGAAGAAAAGATTTATACCGTAAGGGGCTATCTATACAGTATTTTTTACAACCTGATCCTCAACAGCATAAAGTACAGGCAGCCGGAAATTTCACCAAGAATGATTATAAAAACCTATCTGACAGAAAAGCATTTGAATATTATATTTGAGGACAATGGAAAAGGGATTGATCTAAAGAAATATGGCAGTCAGCTGTTTGGTCTTTATAAAAGATTTGATGTAGATGTGGATGGAAAAGGAATGGGACTTTTCATGGTAAAAACTCAGGTGGAAGATCTCGGCGGCACTATTCAAGCATTTAGTGAACCAGGAAAAGGAACTAAATTTCACATCCTTCTCCCGGTAAATAGCCCACCTACCATACTTAGTTTACGATAG
- a CDS encoding TerD family protein, whose protein sequence is MAINLRKGEKINIGLTKISVGLGWDPNEGTGHDFDLDASAFMVDGSRMIPAEEYFVFYGNDKSPDGALFHTGDDPTGGNSATGDDEIVKVDLSLVDERIQEILFVVTIHDAQVRRQNFGQVRSSYIRIVDDTNGEEVAKYELDEDFSIETAIEFGRLYKRNGSWKFEASGRGYKEDLAFFLAKYYTGEIIK, encoded by the coding sequence ATGGCAATTAACTTACGTAAAGGCGAAAAGATTAACATTGGTCTCACTAAAATAAGTGTAGGCTTAGGTTGGGATCCTAATGAAGGGACAGGACATGATTTTGACTTAGATGCTTCTGCATTTATGGTAGATGGAAGCAGGATGATTCCTGCGGAAGAGTATTTCGTTTTTTACGGTAATGATAAATCACCTGATGGTGCATTGTTCCATACAGGTGATGATCCTACTGGTGGCAATAGCGCTACCGGAGATGATGAAATTGTGAAAGTAGACCTTTCTCTGGTAGATGAGCGAATTCAGGAAATCCTGTTCGTGGTTACTATTCACGATGCACAAGTCAGGAGGCAAAATTTCGGACAGGTACGCAGTTCATACATTAGAATTGTAGATGATACGAATGGCGAAGAAGTGGCGAAGTATGAATTAGACGAGGATTTCTCCATTGAAACCGCTATTGAATTTGGCAGACTGTATAAAAGAAATGGCAGCTGGAAATTTGAAGCTTCTGGCAGGGGATACAAAGAAGACCTCGCTTTTTTTCTAGCTAAATATTATACAGGGGAAATTATCAAATAA
- a CDS encoding class I SAM-dependent methyltransferase — MKSDYSAKASNQEIEHRFDQDVERFSNLDTGQLTTLDAALTMELCTEAAKYVVPEAKELLDIGCGAGNYTLKMLGKIQHLNCTLNDLSLPMLRRAEQRVSAVTNGQVRTIQMDMRALELEADKYDIIFAAATLHHLRGDEDWDLVFNKIYRALKPGGCFWISDLISHDAPHLNLLFQQRYADYLEELGGPEYCQKVLDYIEHEDTPRSINYQLELMQKIGFKHVEVLHKNLCFAAFGGIK, encoded by the coding sequence ATGAAAAGTGACTATTCAGCTAAAGCAAGTAACCAGGAAATCGAACATAGATTTGACCAGGATGTAGAACGTTTTTCTAATCTCGATACCGGTCAGCTGACTACCCTTGATGCTGCATTGACAATGGAACTATGTACAGAGGCTGCAAAATATGTAGTTCCGGAAGCAAAAGAGCTTTTAGATATTGGCTGTGGTGCTGGAAATTACACTCTGAAAATGCTGGGGAAAATTCAGCATTTAAATTGCACTTTAAATGATCTGAGTTTACCAATGCTGAGAAGAGCGGAACAACGTGTAAGCGCAGTTACCAATGGACAAGTTCGCACCATCCAAATGGACATGAGGGCTTTAGAATTGGAGGCCGACAAATATGATATTATTTTTGCAGCTGCGACCTTACATCATCTTCGTGGGGATGAAGACTGGGATCTTGTTTTCAATAAAATTTACCGTGCATTGAAACCTGGGGGCTGTTTTTGGATTTCAGACCTGATCAGCCATGATGCCCCACACTTGAATTTATTATTTCAGCAGCGTTATGCAGATTATCTGGAGGAATTGGGTGGACCAGAATATTGCCAAAAAGTATTGGATTATATCGAACACGAAGACACGCCTAGATCCATCAATTATCAGTTGGAATTGATGCAGAAAATAGGTTTTAAACACGTAGAAGTATTGCATAAAAACTTATGTTTTGCAGCTTTTGGCGGAATAAAATAA
- a CDS encoding MFS transporter produces MNLLQDIAANYKRSFSGLSRETWILSIVMLINRSGYMAVPFMGLYVTQSLHRSASDAGLIITLFGIGSIMGSAAGGKLTDVIGFRPVQIISAVIGGGFFLFFASITHFETLCVLAIVISFFAEAFRPANFAAIAAYAKPGLETRSYSLNRLATNIGWAFGVSMGGLIASYNYRLLFYVDGAVGIFAGLSILWFLPKIRGYRKAIKEKVKGIVVRKPWEDVLFIKFLLLSTIFIICFFLMFRVVPVFFKESWKIDEFMIGLILGLNGVIIALFEMVMIHKIEGKKSSIFFITLGVLLIAGSFLVLMSPIGSPLVLGVLCIVLFTFGEMFALPFVNTFVMSRANEFNRGQYAAGYMLVWSVAQVVGPSAGFYIAEHHGYNTLWFILTCLLLACAYLYKFMKSVDRPTPENPALQG; encoded by the coding sequence ATGAATTTACTTCAAGATATTGCAGCGAATTATAAACGATCGTTTTCTGGACTGAGCAGGGAAACCTGGATTTTGAGCATAGTCATGCTCATTAATCGAAGTGGTTACATGGCAGTCCCATTTATGGGCTTATATGTCACTCAATCCTTACATCGCTCTGCTTCTGATGCAGGATTGATTATCACCTTGTTTGGTATAGGCTCAATTATGGGTTCTGCTGCAGGAGGAAAACTGACTGATGTAATTGGTTTCAGACCTGTTCAGATTATTTCTGCCGTCATAGGTGGTGGCTTTTTCTTATTTTTTGCCAGCATAACGCATTTCGAAACGCTTTGTGTGCTGGCAATCGTGATTAGTTTCTTTGCAGAAGCCTTTCGTCCGGCAAATTTTGCAGCAATTGCAGCTTATGCGAAACCAGGATTGGAAACCAGATCCTACTCTTTGAATCGTTTGGCTACAAATATAGGATGGGCTTTTGGAGTAAGTATGGGGGGATTAATCGCGTCCTATAATTATAGGCTGTTATTTTATGTAGATGGTGCAGTTGGGATTTTTGCCGGGCTGAGCATTTTATGGTTTCTGCCGAAAATAAGAGGTTATAGAAAAGCAATTAAAGAAAAGGTAAAAGGGATTGTGGTACGAAAACCATGGGAAGATGTCTTATTCATCAAATTTCTGTTACTGAGTACAATTTTTATCATCTGCTTTTTCCTGATGTTTAGGGTGGTTCCTGTATTTTTCAAGGAATCCTGGAAAATTGATGAGTTTATGATCGGCTTGATTTTAGGCCTTAACGGGGTAATCATTGCATTATTTGAAATGGTGATGATCCATAAGATTGAAGGAAAGAAATCATCGATATTTTTTATCACCTTAGGTGTATTGCTAATTGCAGGATCTTTTCTTGTACTGATGTCACCTATTGGCTCTCCGCTTGTACTTGGAGTTTTGTGTATTGTGCTTTTCACCTTCGGAGAAATGTTTGCTCTACCTTTTGTCAACACTTTTGTAATGAGTAGAGCAAACGAATTTAACAGAGGACAATACGCTGCTGGATATATGCTGGTATGGTCAGTTGCCCAGGTTGTTGGGCCTTCAGCAGGATTTTATATTGCCGAACACCATGGCTATAATACGTTATGGTTCATCCTGACCTGTCTTTTACTGGCTTGTGCCTACTTATACAAGTTTATGAAGTCAGTAGATAGGCCTACTCCAGAAAATCCTGCCTTGCAGGGCTAA
- a CDS encoding metallophosphoesterase family protein → MNKFIILGLILSAGLLSCNRFEYSPNQIFDRNSPTDINSKSLQQLGDGKTDDHIRFILTGDTQRSRDETVAFVKKVNGMPGIDFVLVAGDFTEFGVLKEMEWIARSLSKLNVPYMGVIGNHDLTSRGREVFERMFGALNYSFRYGGTKFICHDTNSREYNFNGQVPSIPWLKTQLQPEEGISNYVAVSHVPTINSDFDQNLVKDYTGIFAETPGFLASLHAHTHVYDLYYPDDSGIPYVITSAMGNEEFLLVEIINHKISFERISF, encoded by the coding sequence ATGAACAAATTTATAATTCTAGGGCTTATTTTAAGTGCTGGTTTGCTGAGCTGTAACCGTTTTGAATATAGCCCAAATCAGATTTTTGACAGGAACTCCCCTACAGACATTAATTCGAAAAGTTTACAGCAGCTTGGGGATGGCAAAACTGATGATCATATCAGGTTTATTTTAACCGGCGATACTCAGCGTTCACGTGATGAGACTGTTGCTTTTGTTAAAAAAGTTAATGGTATGCCAGGTATTGATTTTGTGCTGGTTGCTGGTGATTTTACTGAATTTGGTGTATTAAAAGAAATGGAATGGATTGCCAGAAGCTTATCTAAGCTAAATGTCCCATATATGGGTGTTATTGGCAATCATGATCTGACTTCACGCGGAAGAGAGGTTTTTGAGCGAATGTTCGGTGCATTAAATTATTCCTTCAGATACGGGGGAACAAAATTTATCTGCCATGATACCAATAGCAGAGAGTACAACTTTAATGGCCAGGTTCCAAGTATTCCCTGGTTAAAAACTCAGCTTCAGCCGGAGGAAGGTATTAGTAATTATGTGGCGGTATCACATGTTCCTACTATTAATTCAGATTTTGACCAAAATCTGGTCAAAGATTATACGGGGATTTTTGCGGAAACACCAGGATTTCTTGCTTCATTACATGCCCATACCCATGTGTATGACCTTTACTATCCTGACGATTCAGGGATCCCTTATGTCATCACAAGTGCTATGGGCAATGAAGAATTTTTACTAGTTGAAATCATTAATCATAAAATAAGTTTTGAACGGATATCATTTTAA
- a CDS encoding Crp/Fnr family transcriptional regulator, whose amino-acid sequence MRPKKLQKGDFFIQEGKICKEVAFLNNGILRTFFRSESGEETTYCITFPGALMTAYSSFITAKPTLENIQALVPTEILLIQKSDLDHLSSTNPNWSKFLKLIAEQQYLELEKRVFQFQQEKAKKRYLDLLEHQPIYVQQIPLQYLASYLGITSRHLSRLRKEISF is encoded by the coding sequence ATGAGGCCAAAAAAATTACAAAAAGGCGATTTCTTTATTCAAGAAGGAAAAATATGTAAGGAAGTTGCTTTTCTAAATAATGGCATTTTGAGAACGTTCTTTCGTTCGGAATCCGGGGAAGAAACGACCTATTGCATTACTTTTCCAGGAGCATTAATGACTGCTTATTCCTCTTTTATCACTGCTAAACCCACCTTAGAAAATATACAGGCCTTAGTACCTACTGAAATACTGCTGATCCAAAAAAGTGATTTAGACCATTTATCGAGCACCAATCCCAATTGGAGCAAATTTTTAAAGCTTATTGCCGAACAGCAATACCTGGAATTAGAAAAAAGAGTTTTCCAATTCCAACAGGAGAAAGCAAAAAAGCGATATCTGGATCTGCTGGAGCATCAACCAATTTATGTGCAGCAAATACCACTACAATATCTGGCTTCATATTTAGGCATCACCTCAAGACACCTCAGTCGCCTGAGAAAGGAGATTTCTTTTTAG
- a CDS encoding AraC family transcriptional regulator has translation MMITTYHIEDFSSPCTIPNQFIMDRFENVGRPINMAWPHKHSFYEILWLEKGPSLHTIDQHSFELSLDSIFFIAPGQIHELEKEEDIKGYSVMFTEDFLALGNGGQDVLKGLSFMENTYTKPAFTLVEKELNGLFASLNMLHLETARADRSAHVIRHLLLTFLFQIKRMVAETPDAVKDNLQVIRVKQFKKLVECHYKEETRLSFFADTLFITTAQLNELVKVITGKTAGETIRERLLLEAKRMLIHGHLSIGQIAAELGFTDFSYFSRQFKKQEGLSPAAFRKLKMD, from the coding sequence ATGATGATTACAACCTATCATATTGAAGATTTCAGCTCCCCTTGTACGATTCCGAATCAGTTTATCATGGATAGATTTGAAAACGTTGGGCGGCCTATAAATATGGCATGGCCGCATAAACATAGTTTCTATGAAATTTTATGGCTGGAAAAGGGACCATCTTTGCATACTATAGACCAGCATTCTTTTGAATTGTCCCTGGATTCGATCTTCTTTATCGCTCCAGGACAAATTCACGAATTGGAAAAAGAAGAAGATATAAAGGGGTATAGCGTGATGTTTACGGAGGATTTCTTAGCCTTAGGCAATGGTGGCCAGGATGTACTTAAAGGGCTCTCTTTTATGGAAAACACTTACACTAAGCCGGCTTTCACATTGGTTGAAAAAGAATTAAATGGACTTTTTGCCTCTCTAAATATGCTCCATCTGGAAACCGCAAGAGCGGACCGTTCTGCACATGTAATCCGTCATTTACTCCTGACCTTCCTCTTTCAAATCAAAAGAATGGTTGCTGAAACACCTGATGCAGTAAAGGATAATCTACAGGTGATCAGGGTTAAACAATTTAAAAAACTGGTAGAATGCCATTATAAAGAGGAAACTAGGCTTTCCTTTTTTGCGGACACCCTGTTTATCACAACGGCGCAGCTCAATGAATTGGTAAAAGTAATTACCGGAAAAACAGCTGGTGAAACCATAAGAGAACGCCTGTTACTGGAAGCCAAAAGAATGCTGATCCATGGTCACCTGAGTATAGGACAGATTGCTGCTGAACTAGGATTTACTGACTTTTCTTACTTCTCCAGACAGTTTAAGAAGCAAGAAGGCTTGAGTCCAGCTGCTTTTCGTAAGCTGAAAATGGATTAG
- a CDS encoding cupin domain-containing protein: MNMQSECFQIEAEMPWEDLGNGIQRQVFGYNDQVMLVKAKFEVGAIGTLHEHHHTQVTYVDSGIFEMTIGIEQKIIRKGDGFYVPPHTIHGCVCIAAGTLIDAFSPARQDFLE, from the coding sequence ATGAATATGCAAAGTGAATGTTTTCAAATTGAAGCAGAAATGCCATGGGAAGATCTTGGCAATGGGATACAAAGACAAGTATTTGGCTATAATGATCAAGTTATGTTGGTGAAAGCTAAATTTGAAGTTGGCGCCATTGGAACTTTACATGAGCATCACCATACTCAGGTAACCTATGTAGACAGTGGGATATTTGAAATGACAATTGGTATAGAACAAAAAATTATCAGAAAAGGGGATGGATTTTATGTCCCGCCACATACAATCCACGGTTGTGTATGTATCGCGGCAGGCACATTGATTGATGCTTTTAGCCCTGCAAGGCAGGATTTTCTGGAGTAG
- a CDS encoding DUF4136 domain-containing protein, with the protein MKRQLLFLLVATGMLSACSPYNYYAVGSKPVGTDFKTYAWLPPVDEKTNSIYNNDIVTDKIVETTETELAKKGLTLDSKNPDLLIRYSAIVSNSMKVYDEPIYYNQPPMLSPRVAYYKGRARFFYVYDNPFPVYVGSRERKMPIKEGNIMIDIIERSSSKVIWRGWAEGELTDPQKAINELPKIVQNIFKQLP; encoded by the coding sequence ATGAAAAGACAACTATTATTCTTACTAGTAGCCACAGGGATGCTGTCGGCTTGCTCTCCTTACAATTACTACGCCGTTGGTAGTAAGCCTGTTGGAACCGACTTCAAAACATACGCATGGCTTCCTCCAGTAGATGAAAAAACAAATAGTATTTACAACAATGATATCGTAACGGATAAAATAGTAGAGACTACTGAAACGGAACTTGCTAAAAAAGGTTTAACGCTTGACAGTAAAAACCCTGATTTGCTCATCCGCTATTCTGCTATTGTAAGTAATAGTATGAAAGTTTACGATGAGCCAATCTATTATAATCAGCCACCAATGTTAAGTCCTAGAGTGGCTTATTACAAAGGTCGGGCAAGATTTTTTTACGTTTATGACAATCCATTCCCAGTATATGTAGGCAGTAGAGAGCGAAAAATGCCGATCAAAGAAGGAAACATCATGATTGATATTATCGAACGCAGCAGCTCAAAAGTAATCTGGAGAGGTTGGGCCGAAGGTGAATTGACTGATCCACAAAAAGCAATTAATGAATTGCCTAAAATAGTGCAGAACATTTTCAAACAACTGCCTTAG
- a CDS encoding NAD(P)H-dependent oxidoreductase: MKNILIINGHPNPDSFNHALAAAYRAGALKTGASITEINISALIFDPNLAYGYTKRIDLEPDLLESLEKIKAANHLVWIHPVWWGGLPAVMKGFIDRLFLPGLTYQYRENSLFWDGLLTGKTARIITTMDQPGWYYRLVYGSPSIRQLKKSTLEFCGIKPVKVSTIGIIKTASLKQRQKWLDKIHLMGQRHK; the protein is encoded by the coding sequence ATGAAAAACATACTTATTATAAATGGACACCCTAATCCGGATAGTTTCAACCATGCACTAGCAGCAGCATACCGAGCTGGTGCTTTAAAAACGGGGGCATCTATCACTGAGATTAATATTTCAGCACTCATTTTTGATCCAAATCTTGCTTATGGCTACACTAAAAGGATCGATCTCGAGCCGGATTTATTGGAAAGCTTAGAAAAAATCAAAGCCGCTAACCATTTGGTTTGGATACACCCGGTTTGGTGGGGAGGTTTGCCTGCAGTCATGAAGGGCTTTATCGACCGCTTATTTTTACCAGGTCTGACTTATCAATATCGTGAAAATTCCCTTTTCTGGGATGGATTATTAACTGGAAAAACAGCCAGGATCATTACTACTATGGATCAGCCTGGATGGTACTACCGTTTGGTATATGGGAGTCCAAGTATCCGCCAGCTAAAAAAAAGCACTCTGGAATTTTGTGGCATCAAGCCCGTTAAAGTAAGCACTATTGGGATTATTAAAACCGCTAGTCTGAAACAGCGACAAAAATGGCTCGATAAAATCCATCTTATGGGACAAAGACACAAATAA
- a CDS encoding LytR/AlgR family response regulator transcription factor gives MDKKLNCVIIDDEKHAVELLADYIDAMPNLQLLKYFTDPLQALMDISEDDHIDIVFMDMDMPGISGLDLSVAIRAKTKYLIITTGHSKYAYEAFGVQANEYLLKPISMSKFALMIKRLLSLENTIKNTTAVDDFFFIKTDQIQKYTKINIKDIITIEGLNNYVKIHTCSETHVAYLTMKELEYKLQDINNFVRVQRSFIVAVNYIQKVEGNTIVLSNKMEIPLGTTYKKQFLMFLAEKTMKSNRSISE, from the coding sequence ATGGATAAGAAATTAAACTGTGTCATTATTGACGATGAGAAGCATGCTGTAGAACTCCTGGCAGATTATATTGACGCTATGCCTAATCTACAGCTGCTAAAGTATTTTACTGATCCATTACAGGCATTAATGGATATTTCCGAAGATGATCATATTGATATTGTCTTTATGGACATGGATATGCCGGGTATATCAGGGTTAGATCTTTCTGTAGCCATCAGAGCGAAAACAAAATACTTAATCATTACTACTGGCCATTCCAAATATGCTTATGAAGCTTTTGGCGTACAGGCGAATGAATATTTACTGAAGCCCATTTCCATGAGTAAATTTGCGCTCATGATAAAGAGACTGCTTAGTTTAGAAAATACAATTAAAAATACGACCGCTGTGGATGATTTTTTCTTTATCAAAACTGATCAGATCCAGAAATACACAAAAATCAATATTAAGGACATCATTACGATCGAAGGCTTAAACAATTATGTAAAGATTCACACCTGCTCAGAAACACATGTGGCTTATCTAACGATGAAGGAGTTGGAGTATAAACTTCAGGACATCAATAATTTTGTACGTGTACAGCGCTCTTTTATAGTAGCGGTAAATTACATCCAGAAAGTCGAAGGAAATACGATTGTATTGAGTAATAAGATGGAGATTCCTTTGGGAACAACTTATAAAAAGCAATTTCTGATGTTTCTGGCTGAAAAAACGATGAAATCTAACCGAAGCATCTCCGAATAG